In a genomic window of Polycladomyces abyssicola:
- a CDS encoding PAS domain-containing sensor histidine kinase codes for MPIGFHLDMELRQLVAWLEKMPQAVMVVDDRGYVVAVNPMFLHSILRDREEVEGKPFAQFVAIPNEAVEFIHHANDTCVWYRQIHGSVIAKDGSYFPTDVQMVRGWDGQRRYHLLFFNRIIRQVEPQLLQRFADHLISDIHLGIVLVDEHGILMEINRAACDLFGVQRDKLIHQPLDKLMAHVLPAQEQHVLENALTGITTRNVATTWKIGDKQVHLLVDAHTLRDEAGHILGAYMVLKDMTSLRLLEEQIKRNDRLATIGQIAAGTAHEIRNPLTSIKGFLQVIKYALKEKGHVKEQGYTEIMLREINRINSLVSEFLLLSKPRNIKLRPLQVTDIWNEMLPIVENEAILHNMEVNFVTERSVFPLIVADSELLKQVFLNLCKNAIEAMGEGGMLTVRIRLEEAEQKLAIDVQDTGPGIPSYALDKIFDPFFTTKENGTGLGLPVCQKIIHEIGGMIRVSSKEWGTVFTVLMPYID; via the coding sequence GTGCCCATCGGGTTTCATCTCGATATGGAGTTGAGGCAGTTAGTCGCCTGGTTGGAGAAGATGCCCCAAGCTGTCATGGTTGTGGATGACCGCGGATACGTCGTCGCGGTAAATCCGATGTTTTTGCATTCCATCCTGCGTGACAGGGAAGAAGTGGAGGGAAAACCTTTCGCCCAATTTGTCGCCATTCCCAATGAAGCGGTTGAATTCATTCACCATGCCAACGATACCTGTGTTTGGTATCGACAGATACACGGTAGTGTTATCGCAAAAGATGGAAGTTATTTTCCCACGGATGTGCAAATGGTCCGTGGTTGGGACGGGCAACGTCGATATCATCTCCTGTTTTTCAACCGAATCATCCGGCAGGTCGAGCCACAATTGCTGCAACGCTTTGCCGATCATTTGATCTCCGATATCCATCTGGGAATCGTGCTGGTGGACGAACACGGGATTTTGATGGAGATCAACAGGGCAGCATGCGATTTGTTCGGCGTTCAAAGGGACAAACTGATTCATCAGCCGCTCGATAAGTTGATGGCCCATGTATTGCCCGCACAAGAGCAGCATGTGCTGGAAAATGCATTGACCGGCATCACGACCCGAAATGTTGCGACGACATGGAAGATTGGCGACAAACAGGTACATCTTCTGGTTGACGCTCATACTTTGAGGGACGAGGCAGGTCATATCTTGGGAGCGTACATGGTACTGAAAGATATGACCAGCTTGCGTTTGTTGGAGGAACAAATCAAACGCAACGACCGTTTGGCGACAATCGGTCAAATTGCCGCAGGTACTGCTCACGAAATTCGAAATCCGCTGACTTCGATCAAAGGCTTTTTGCAAGTGATCAAGTATGCCCTCAAGGAAAAAGGGCATGTTAAAGAACAGGGATATACGGAGATCATGCTCCGTGAAATCAACCGGATCAACAGTTTGGTCAGCGAATTTTTGCTCCTCAGCAAACCGCGCAACATCAAACTCCGCCCGCTTCAAGTCACTGATATTTGGAACGAAATGCTACCCATTGTTGAAAATGAAGCTATTTTACATAATATGGAAGTTAATTTTGTGACGGAACGCTCCGTTTTCCCCCTGATTGTAGCGGATAGTGAGCTATTAAAACAGGTGTTTCTCAATCTGTGCAAAAACGCGATTGAAGCCATGGGGGAAGGCGGGATGCTGACCGTGCGGATCAGGTTGGAGGAAGCGGAACAAAAACTGGCTATCGATGTCCAGGATACCGGCCCTGGTATCCCCTCCTATGCGCTGGACAAGATCTTTGACCCGTTTTTTACGACCAAAGAAAACGGAACCGGTCTCGGGTTGCCTGTTTGTCAAAAAATCATTCATGAAATCGGAGGCATGATTCGCGTCTCCTCCAAAGAATGGGGAACCGTTTTTACGGTATTGATGCCGTATATCGATTAG
- the dnaX gene encoding DNA polymerase III subunit gamma/tau: MVLSYRALYRVWRPQTFQDLVGQEHITRTLQNALAEGSFSHAYLFSGPRGTGKTSAAKIMAKAVNCEKGPAPEPCNDCQTCRRITEGSLMDVVEIDAASNRGVDEIRDLRDKVKYAPTEVRYKVYIIDEVHMLTTEAFNALLKTLEEPPGHVIFILATTEPHKLPPTIVSRCQRFAFRRIALPEIVNRLRYICEAQSVEADENALHQIALAADGGMRDALSLLDQVLAFGGRQVDEETVLAVTGSVSRNELAGILRALANADAGAALERADRLIMGGLEPERLLHDLIHACRDLLLMKTAPQLPEVKDRIHDQLWTELAEKWSVGQLSAVMDGLIAYQQQMKWTPHPRIVLELAIVNASQSNSALNEKEAVPSDTVRRLEERIRQLEERLQAIQGQIVTQSPQTAGFRRHDPPQKASTRSAGASVQQDQWKSLLQQSDTETFRRVKQWWPDILYKVKERKITVHAWLVDGDPVMASKDAVVVAFKNKIHRETTEKETNKSLIEQVMQDVLGSSFRLITVMRQDWDALSDSMTEMSAAAEEGKDAGASPSDDVMQKAVELFGEDLVEVVD; this comes from the coding sequence ATGGTTTTGTCGTATCGGGCATTGTACCGTGTTTGGCGGCCGCAAACCTTTCAGGATCTTGTCGGCCAAGAACACATCACTCGAACATTGCAGAATGCATTGGCAGAAGGATCTTTTTCGCATGCCTATCTGTTCAGCGGTCCGAGAGGAACCGGCAAGACCAGTGCTGCCAAAATCATGGCCAAGGCAGTCAACTGTGAAAAAGGTCCGGCACCGGAGCCGTGTAATGATTGTCAAACATGCCGCCGCATCACCGAAGGCTCTTTAATGGATGTAGTGGAAATTGACGCGGCATCCAATCGTGGCGTCGATGAAATTCGGGATTTGCGGGATAAAGTGAAGTACGCCCCGACCGAAGTGCGTTACAAAGTCTATATCATCGACGAAGTGCACATGCTGACGACAGAAGCGTTCAATGCTTTGCTGAAAACGCTGGAAGAGCCACCGGGGCATGTGATTTTTATCCTGGCCACGACCGAGCCGCATAAACTGCCACCGACCATTGTTTCCCGTTGTCAACGGTTCGCGTTTCGTCGGATCGCGTTGCCGGAGATCGTCAATCGTCTTCGATATATCTGCGAAGCGCAATCCGTGGAAGCAGATGAGAATGCGTTGCATCAGATTGCACTGGCGGCAGACGGAGGAATGCGGGATGCATTGAGCTTATTGGATCAGGTACTGGCATTCGGAGGCCGGCAAGTGGATGAGGAAACGGTATTGGCAGTGACCGGTTCTGTCTCCCGTAACGAACTGGCGGGGATTTTGCGTGCTTTGGCCAACGCCGATGCCGGTGCAGCGCTGGAACGGGCAGATCGACTGATTATGGGTGGTTTGGAGCCGGAACGTCTGTTGCACGACCTGATCCATGCCTGTCGGGATTTGTTGCTGATGAAGACTGCTCCTCAATTGCCAGAAGTGAAGGATCGGATTCATGATCAACTGTGGACGGAATTGGCGGAAAAATGGTCCGTCGGTCAATTGTCTGCGGTGATGGACGGCTTGATCGCTTATCAGCAACAAATGAAATGGACACCGCATCCGAGGATTGTCTTGGAGCTGGCTATTGTGAACGCATCGCAGTCAAACTCTGCGTTAAACGAGAAGGAGGCGGTCCCCTCTGATACGGTTCGTCGTCTCGAGGAACGAATCCGTCAGTTAGAGGAGCGACTTCAGGCCATTCAGGGACAAATTGTCACTCAATCACCCCAAACCGCGGGATTTCGTCGCCACGATCCTCCCCAAAAAGCGTCGACACGTTCTGCCGGGGCGTCCGTTCAACAAGATCAGTGGAAGAGTTTGTTGCAACAATCCGACACAGAAACGTTCCGGCGTGTCAAGCAGTGGTGGCCGGATATTCTGTATAAAGTAAAAGAGCGGAAAATCACGGTTCATGCATGGTTGGTGGATGGGGACCCCGTGATGGCTTCAAAAGACGCTGTTGTCGTAGCGTTCAAAAACAAAATTCACCGGGAAACCACGGAAAAAGAGACAAACAAATCGTTGATTGAACAGGTGATGCAGGATGTGCTGGGCAGCTCGTTCCGGTTGATCACGGTGATGCGTCAGGATTGGGATGCACTTTCCGACTCGATGACCGAAATGTCTGCCGCGGCGGAAGAGGGAAAGGATGCGGGTGCCTCCCCATCTGAC